Proteins found in one Paenibacillus borealis genomic segment:
- a CDS encoding response regulator transcription factor, translating into MKERVLVIEDEPAMIRLLELELSYEGYDITVACDGLTGAEQALGEHFDIILLDLNLPGMSGIEVCKRVRAVKQTPIIMLTARDTVSDRVRGLDTGADDYVPKPFAIEELLARMRSLQRRLHAAEAGDEVLHAKDLILDRAAHRVSRAGREIECSQREFELLHCLLVHKNRLMNREALLNLVWGYSYEGETNVVDVYIRYVRMKVDEGYCEKLIHTVRGSGYILRD; encoded by the coding sequence TTGAAGGAACGCGTATTGGTGATTGAGGATGAGCCTGCCATGATCCGCCTGCTGGAGCTGGAGCTGTCCTATGAAGGTTATGACATTACGGTTGCGTGCGATGGCCTTACGGGTGCCGAGCAAGCGCTGGGGGAGCATTTTGACATCATTCTGCTTGATTTGAATCTGCCGGGCATGAGCGGAATTGAAGTATGCAAGCGGGTACGGGCGGTCAAGCAGACCCCGATAATTATGCTGACTGCCAGAGATACGGTGAGTGACCGGGTCCGGGGACTGGACACCGGGGCGGATGATTATGTGCCGAAGCCCTTCGCCATCGAAGAGCTGCTGGCCCGCATGCGTTCCCTGCAGCGCAGGCTGCATGCCGCAGAAGCCGGGGATGAAGTCCTGCACGCTAAGGATTTGATACTGGACAGGGCTGCGCACCGGGTCAGCCGCGCCGGGCGCGAGATTGAATGCTCACAGCGTGAATTCGAGCTGCTGCACTGCCTGCTGGTCCATAAGAACCGGCTGATGAACCGTGAGGCACTGCTGAACCTGGTCTGGGGCTACTCGTATGAAGGGGAGACGAATGTGGTGGATGTCTATATCCGGTATGTGCGCATGAAGGTGGATGAAGGCTACTGCGAAAAGCTGATCCATACGGTCCGTGGCAGCGGCTATATTCTGAGAGACTGA
- a CDS encoding anti-sigma factor, whose product MSEHKDDLCELAELYVLGALTAEETAQFAAHAEACSECRELVSEYRQVLDHLPLASEPAEPPSGMKERILSRVLESEKLSTPAAPPKASPYIQPAAERTIERESVKVAPIEQGLPKARIPKPRKTRFWGYLSLGLAVAVLLLIVYTGQLRGDVDQLQRQIASGTGPLQGLKVNETVALSPAGEAVSAKGVATIVTDTSGTHLVIQAEDLPELTGTEVYQVWLIKGDTPQNAGTFISQDGNGALYYSFDPKAYDTVAITLEPDDGGDAPRGQIILAAPIKQG is encoded by the coding sequence ATGAGTGAACATAAGGATGATCTCTGTGAACTGGCCGAATTATATGTTCTGGGCGCACTGACGGCAGAAGAGACAGCGCAGTTCGCTGCCCATGCAGAAGCCTGCAGTGAATGCAGGGAGCTGGTAAGTGAATACCGGCAGGTACTGGACCATCTTCCTCTCGCTTCAGAGCCTGCAGAGCCGCCTTCCGGAATGAAGGAACGCATATTATCACGGGTATTAGAGTCGGAAAAGTTGAGTACACCGGCTGCTCCGCCGAAGGCCAGCCCTTATATTCAGCCTGCGGCAGAACGCACCATTGAGCGCGAGTCCGTTAAGGTGGCACCTATAGAACAGGGCCTGCCCAAGGCGAGAATTCCTAAGCCTAGAAAAACCCGCTTCTGGGGTTACTTAAGCCTCGGGCTGGCTGTGGCCGTGCTGCTGCTGATTGTCTATACCGGCCAGCTGCGCGGGGATGTAGACCAGCTGCAGCGGCAGATTGCCTCCGGCACCGGGCCCCTGCAGGGGCTTAAGGTGAATGAGACGGTGGCGCTTAGCCCGGCGGGAGAGGCTGTTTCGGCCAAGGGTGTAGCGACCATTGTCACTGACACATCCGGGACCCACCTCGTAATCCAGGCAGAGGATCTGCCGGAGCTTACAGGCACAGAGGTCTATCAGGTATGGCTGATCAAAGGGGATACGCCGCAGAATGCGGGCACCTTCATCTCACAGGACGGAAACGGGGCACTGTATTATTCGTTTGATCCGAAGGCCTACGATACCGTGGCAATTACGCTGGAGCCGGATGACGGGGGAGATGCCCCGCGGGGACAGATCATTCTGGCAGCGCCGATTAAGCAGGGGTAG
- a CDS encoding sensor histidine kinase — protein MKPWTFSRKVSASIALTALAVAAVVSGFVYITFKHWTDSQETRLLDAKLRQFELRVGEVEFLPSLLQPGLGKGSGAAAFLKPDFSVFAPELDKGQVLQMLDARGRVLAEAGEGEPAPGSDVYSAEKELSLPVYGLVRLQLTDSGQSRSATAEKEVGRLLLLGLLLAAGMAVLAGGIVSRSALKPIRSMIGEVRSIGTNSLSRRLHVPAAQDELQQLGETFNGFLHKLEVSFDQQRRFIADASHELKTPLAIIEGHTHMIQRWGKQSPEVLDESLAFMMDETRRMKQLISQLLLLAEAEAEALAQEGGEEACNLKSVLNELLPQTIHVNPGVELVYDGGSGEQALPIRMPGSACYQVLRNIVENALKYTPEGGAVTIGHSRSDDGKVILTVADTGIGISAEQLPHIFERFYRTEASRNRSQGGSGLGLAIAKAIMERYGGTISIHSAPGQGTTVTLGFIGS, from the coding sequence ATGAAGCCATGGACGTTCTCCCGTAAAGTCAGTGCTTCGATTGCGCTCACTGCCTTGGCCGTTGCGGCGGTAGTCAGCGGATTTGTCTATATTACCTTCAAACATTGGACCGACAGCCAGGAGACCCGGCTGCTGGATGCCAAGCTTAGACAGTTTGAGCTGCGGGTCGGTGAGGTGGAATTCCTGCCGTCCCTGCTTCAGCCTGGTTTGGGCAAAGGAAGCGGTGCAGCTGCTTTTTTGAAGCCGGATTTCTCAGTGTTTGCCCCTGAGCTGGATAAAGGCCAGGTTCTGCAAATGCTGGATGCACGCGGGCGTGTGCTCGCAGAAGCGGGCGAAGGCGAACCGGCGCCCGGCTCTGATGTCTACAGCGCAGAGAAGGAGCTGTCCTTGCCCGTATATGGCCTTGTCCGGCTGCAGCTTACGGACAGCGGGCAATCACGCAGCGCCACCGCCGAGAAGGAGGTGGGCAGACTGCTGCTGCTGGGGCTGCTGCTGGCTGCCGGAATGGCTGTGCTTGCAGGGGGAATCGTCTCCCGTTCGGCGCTGAAGCCGATCCGCAGCATGATTGGCGAGGTGCGCAGCATCGGAACGAACAGCTTGTCCCGGCGGCTGCATGTCCCTGCCGCCCAGGATGAGCTGCAGCAGTTGGGAGAGACCTTCAACGGATTCCTTCATAAGCTGGAGGTTTCCTTCGACCAGCAGCGCCGCTTCATTGCCGATGCCTCCCATGAGCTCAAGACACCGCTGGCCATTATTGAAGGCCACACGCATATGATCCAGCGCTGGGGCAAGCAGTCACCTGAGGTGCTGGATGAGTCGCTGGCGTTCATGATGGATGAGACGCGGAGGATGAAGCAGCTGATCTCCCAGCTGCTTCTGCTTGCGGAAGCAGAGGCAGAGGCGCTGGCCCAGGAGGGCGGAGAAGAAGCCTGCAATCTGAAGTCTGTGCTGAACGAACTGCTGCCTCAGACTATTCATGTCAATCCGGGAGTGGAGCTTGTTTATGACGGCGGCTCCGGTGAACAGGCGCTGCCCATCCGGATGCCTGGCAGCGCCTGCTATCAGGTGCTCCGCAACATCGTAGAGAATGCACTGAAGTATACGCCTGAAGGCGGAGCGGTAACGATCGGGCATTCCCGTTCGGATGACGGTAAGGTGATCCTGACCGTAGCCGATACTGGAATCGGAATATCCGCTGAGCAGCTGCCGCATATCTTCGAGCGCTTCTACCGTACGGAGGCTTCACGCAACCGCTCGCAGGGGGGATCGGGCCTGGGACTGGCCATTGCCAAGGCAATCATGGAGCGTTATGGCGGCACCATCTCCATCCACAGCGCGCCGGGACAAGGTACAACTGTGACACTGGGATTCATAGGGTCATAA
- the infC gene encoding translation initiation factor IF-3 yields the protein MAVLINEQIKAAEVELTGLKGQKLGTVSRNEALAMARSAGADLVCTSLMSSPPPCSLVAKGKGKAAAQAARKGDTSRPQSGGGGNEKVKELRFTAHIEEHDYDTKVRQADKHLRSGKPVQLVVKSSGAKEAAAAKAVLERLLADLKEAGSKTTGIQTSGKGAQVRVNPRT from the coding sequence GTGGCCGTACTTATTAATGAACAGATCAAAGCCGCCGAGGTCGAGCTCACCGGGCTGAAGGGCCAGAAGCTCGGCACCGTATCCAGAAACGAAGCACTGGCTATGGCCAGATCCGCAGGAGCCGATCTGGTCTGCACCTCGCTGATGAGCAGCCCGCCGCCCTGCAGCCTGGTCGCCAAGGGCAAAGGCAAAGCAGCTGCGCAAGCGGCCCGCAAGGGTGATACCAGCCGCCCGCAAAGCGGCGGAGGCGGCAATGAGAAGGTGAAGGAGCTGCGCTTCACCGCCCATATTGAAGAGCATGACTACGACACGAAGGTGCGCCAGGCGGACAAGCATCTGCGCTCCGGCAAGCCGGTGCAGCTGGTCGTGAAGTCCTCCGGTGCGAAGGAAGCGGCGGCCGCGAAGGCAGTCCTGGAGCGGCTGCTGGCAGATCTGAAGGAGGCCGGAAGCAAAACCACCGGAATTCAGACCAGCGGCAAAGGCGCACAGGTGCGGGTAAATCCGCGTACGTAA
- a CDS encoding Imm51 family immunity protein yields MDEELLAQLKRWHEENEYQQIVDRIQEIPPDERDYETISQLARAYNNLEHYGEALEQLLSIAGDGGNDPLWHFRIGYSYYYLKQYQQAIHAFERADELEPGDGDTVMLLKWSRSGAHREKREQARRAAALRASTAQGDAGGRDLGAFIEYCSDFWEDSDYARKEYVSAPPDDDLIASVEQELGYKLPSSYIAMMKQQNGGIPRNTCFPVEESTSWAEDHIAISGIAGIGRDKSYALCGDLGSPFMIEEWGYPDIGVVIGDCPSAGHDVVMLDYRYCGPEGEPEVIHVDQENNYEITFLAKDYEAFIRGLVSEEVYDTSEEDKQDDLRKVATGEFSPLLQELCDKAAGVNNIEGIIRSICTAIVEEKGHFSLHADERSTLMYDLEFWLYTSAYPQTSRDQYLEDYSKIIAFGGEFSTGGYASGFISDWLDERLRQGMIVESEGALRFTDIAEEQLLEKLREAEATEAVDVKPFIIVEQDNGGKSVILNAGSYKAEVFAAREEEGFEGNGYDWGSLAAVFLEEQMPELAGIIRFDPEAGMFCAYSSDGAAVVAFASAFKRACEDDVLIRDLFSRAELD; encoded by the coding sequence ATGGATGAGGAGTTGCTGGCACAGCTGAAACGCTGGCATGAAGAAAATGAGTATCAGCAGATTGTGGACCGCATTCAGGAGATTCCGCCGGATGAAAGAGATTATGAGACTATTAGCCAGTTGGCCAGAGCCTACAACAACCTGGAACATTACGGGGAGGCATTGGAGCAGCTGCTCAGTATTGCGGGGGATGGCGGGAATGATCCGCTGTGGCATTTTCGCATAGGGTATTCCTATTACTATTTGAAGCAGTATCAACAGGCAATCCATGCGTTTGAGCGTGCTGATGAATTAGAGCCCGGAGACGGGGATACCGTAATGCTGCTGAAGTGGAGCCGGAGCGGCGCGCACCGGGAGAAGCGGGAGCAGGCAAGGCGCGCCGCAGCTCTGCGTGCCTCTACTGCACAGGGGGATGCGGGCGGAAGAGATCTTGGCGCTTTTATCGAATATTGTTCGGATTTCTGGGAGGACAGCGACTATGCCCGGAAGGAGTATGTATCGGCGCCGCCCGATGACGATTTGATTGCTTCTGTGGAGCAGGAGCTGGGCTATAAGCTGCCGTCCTCTTACATCGCAATGATGAAGCAGCAGAACGGCGGGATTCCCCGCAATACCTGCTTCCCGGTGGAGGAATCCACCTCCTGGGCTGAAGATCATATCGCAATCTCGGGAATTGCCGGTATCGGCCGGGACAAAAGCTACGCCCTCTGCGGTGATCTGGGCAGCCCGTTCATGATCGAGGAGTGGGGGTATCCGGATATTGGAGTGGTCATTGGGGACTGTCCTTCTGCAGGCCACGATGTGGTGATGCTGGATTACCGCTACTGCGGCCCGGAGGGAGAACCCGAGGTTATTCATGTGGACCAGGAGAACAACTATGAGATCACATTCCTGGCCAAGGATTATGAGGCCTTCATCCGCGGTCTGGTGAGCGAGGAGGTCTATGATACATCTGAGGAAGATAAGCAGGACGATCTGCGGAAGGTGGCCACCGGAGAGTTCTCTCCGCTGCTTCAGGAGCTGTGCGATAAGGCTGCCGGAGTGAATAACATAGAGGGGATCATCCGCAGCATCTGCACCGCCATTGTTGAGGAGAAGGGCCACTTCTCTCTTCATGCGGACGAACGCTCGACCCTGATGTATGATCTGGAGTTCTGGCTGTACACCAGCGCCTATCCGCAGACCAGCCGTGACCAATATCTTGAGGACTATTCGAAAATAATCGCGTTCGGCGGAGAATTCAGCACAGGCGGATACGCCTCGGGCTTCATCTCCGACTGGCTGGATGAACGGTTGCGGCAGGGAATGATCGTGGAGAGTGAGGGAGCGCTGCGGTTCACGGATATAGCAGAGGAACAATTGCTTGAGAAGCTGAGAGAGGCGGAAGCCACGGAAGCTGTGGATGTTAAGCCTTTTATTATAGTAGAGCAGGATAATGGCGGGAAATCCGTGATTCTGAACGCGGGCAGCTACAAGGCCGAAGTGTTTGCTGCGCGGGAAGAAGAGGGATTCGAAGGCAATGGATATGACTGGGGCTCTCTGGCTGCGGTGTTCCTTGAGGAACAGATGCCTGAACTGGCCGGAATTATCCGGTTTGACCCGGAGGCCGGTATGTTCTGCGCGTATTCCTCCGATGGAGCTGCGGTCGTAGCCTTCGCCTCCGCATTCAAGCGGGCTTGCGAGGACGACGTATTGATCCGGGATCTATTCTCGCGTGCGGAGCTGGATTAG
- a CDS encoding DUF4097 family beta strand repeat-containing protein, which produces MRMTWKQAITSASLAAVLVYTGIANEGTAGARPLSEADFESAPAQASVSAPAAAVSLQTAGKKTGAGYSFDKGITRVSLPAGTQSVSIANTNGTIEIKQGNVKEIEVHMTVTVHQATADEAKAVADKAGMKVSKGADLEIRTYSESYGNWRYPSLELTVTLPQGMKAGLQAETENGNLSLSKVSSTGRIELAAVNGNISASGIGNALKLHTVNGNVQVSEAKDRVEVTLTNGNVKAEQIAGALTLKATNGNLSVKDALAAVEAVTVAGNIHVKSRKVGGDWKVTTAVGNVELAWPGNAGVVVDAESAFEEIETDFPLTVKNHRASGKLGAGTYQIRAKSMAGLSLMQN; this is translated from the coding sequence ATGAGAATGACGTGGAAACAGGCAATCACAAGCGCTTCACTGGCGGCGGTATTAGTGTACACAGGCATAGCAAATGAAGGGACTGCCGGTGCGCGGCCGTTGTCCGAGGCGGACTTTGAATCTGCGCCAGCACAGGCTTCGGTGTCAGCTCCGGCGGCTGCAGTCTCTCTGCAGACAGCGGGGAAGAAGACGGGGGCGGGATATTCTTTTGACAAAGGCATTACCCGCGTCAGCTTGCCGGCCGGCACGCAAAGTGTCTCTATTGCCAACACGAACGGAACCATCGAAATTAAGCAGGGCAATGTCAAGGAGATTGAGGTCCATATGACCGTGACCGTCCATCAGGCAACCGCGGATGAGGCGAAGGCCGTAGCAGACAAGGCGGGGATGAAGGTAAGCAAAGGGGCTGATCTGGAGATTAGAACCTACAGCGAGTCTTATGGCAATTGGCGATATCCAAGCCTTGAGCTGACGGTTACACTGCCGCAGGGCATGAAGGCCGGGCTTCAGGCAGAGACGGAGAACGGCAATCTTTCTTTGTCAAAAGTTTCTAGTACAGGTAGAATTGAGTTAGCGGCTGTGAACGGAAATATATCTGCTTCCGGCATAGGCAATGCGCTCAAATTACATACGGTGAATGGCAATGTGCAGGTCTCTGAAGCGAAGGACCGCGTAGAGGTCACACTTACCAACGGCAACGTGAAGGCAGAGCAGATTGCGGGAGCCTTGACCCTGAAGGCCACAAACGGAAATTTGTCGGTGAAGGATGCGCTCGCTGCTGTAGAAGCGGTTACCGTAGCCGGGAACATTCATGTGAAGAGCCGGAAGGTCGGCGGAGACTGGAAGGTAACTACAGCGGTAGGGAACGTAGAGCTGGCCTGGCCGGGGAATGCGGGAGTCGTGGTCGATGCGGAATCCGCTTTTGAAGAGATCGAAACGGACTTCCCGCTGACAGTGAAGAATCACCGGGCCAGCGGGAAGCTGGGCGCAGGTACGTATCAGATCCGTGCCAAATCTATGGCCGGGTTATCGCTAATGCAGAACTGA
- a CDS encoding exosporium protein yields the protein MAAMGMQGATGAVGLMGSIGVMGATGAMGSIGLSGSIGAMGATGATGAMGSIGLMGSIGAMGSIGLMGNIGAMGATGATGAMGSIGLMGNIGAMGATGATGAMGSIGLMGATGATGSMGSIGLMGSIGLMGATGATGPMGSIGLMGSMGLMGVTGATGATGATGTMGLMGSMGLMGSMGAMGEMGLMGAMGLMGLMGVTGVTGATGATGAMGLMGLPGAAGPPGATGATGATGATGATGAMGLMGLPGNAGPPGATGATGDTGAAGATGATGSTGATGPAGATGSTGITGAGSGFIETLKIGDLNTQIPFNAGGGNNQAIGALAFSGSQITINRLAAYVTQLGSTGVFQMAVLQPTSSSQSTVIGVTTVATTLQAGIFILPLTAPLTLSGNITYQLAVYNQVNGSNLGGRSTGTSGLAAPPINFRSQNLTGFTTGQSINTSDSILLSPWLAGLA from the coding sequence ATGGCTGCAATGGGGATGCAGGGAGCCACTGGCGCTGTAGGACTCATGGGCAGTATAGGCGTTATGGGCGCAACGGGCGCAATGGGCAGCATCGGACTTAGTGGCAGCATTGGAGCCATGGGCGCAACCGGGGCGACCGGCGCCATGGGCAGCATCGGGCTCATGGGCTCGATTGGAGCTATGGGCAGCATCGGGCTCATGGGCAATATTGGCGCCATGGGCGCAACCGGAGCGACGGGCGCGATGGGCAGCATCGGGCTCATGGGCAATATTGGCGCCATGGGCGCAACCGGAGCGACGGGCGCGATGGGCAGCATCGGGCTCATGGGGGCGACCGGAGCGACCGGTTCGATGGGCAGCATCGGGCTCATGGGCTCGATTGGCCTCATGGGGGCGACCGGAGCGACCGGTCCGATGGGCAGCATCGGGCTTATGGGCTCGATGGGCCTCATGGGCGTAACCGGAGCAACCGGGGCGACCGGAGCTACAGGGACAATGGGACTCATGGGCTCGATGGGACTTATGGGCTCGATGGGGGCTATGGGTGAGATGGGCCTCATGGGGGCTATGGGCTTAATGGGCTTGATGGGTGTAACCGGAGTGACCGGAGCTACTGGGGCTACTGGGGCGATGGGTCTTATGGGTTTACCGGGAGCTGCCGGGCCACCCGGGGCTACCGGTGCGACCGGTGCGACCGGTGCGACCGGTGCGACCGGGGCGATGGGCCTTATGGGCTTGCCGGGAAATGCCGGACCGCCCGGAGCTACTGGCGCTACCGGGGATACTGGTGCGGCCGGAGCCACTGGTGCGACCGGATCCACTGGTGCGACCGGACCGGCAGGTGCAACGGGTTCAACGGGTATAACGGGTGCAGGCTCAGGATTCATCGAGACGCTGAAAATCGGGGATCTCAACACCCAGATCCCATTTAATGCCGGGGGCGGCAACAATCAGGCCATCGGAGCGCTCGCATTCAGCGGATCACAAATAACGATTAACAGACTTGCAGCATATGTTACACAATTAGGCTCTACAGGTGTGTTCCAGATGGCTGTCCTGCAGCCCACCAGCTCTTCCCAGTCTACTGTTATTGGAGTAACCACAGTAGCAACCACTTTACAAGCTGGAATATTCATTCTGCCGCTGACGGCACCTCTGACGTTATCGGGGAATATTACGTATCAGCTTGCTGTCTACAACCAGGTTAACGGCTCCAACCTCGGAGGCCGGAGCACAGGCACCTCCGGGCTGGCAGCACCGCCGATCAATTTCAGATCACAGAACCTCACGGGATTTACAACAGGCCAGTCTATCAATACGAGCGATTCTATCCTACTGTCGCCTTGGCTGGCGGGACTCGCTTAA
- a CDS encoding SRPBCC domain-containing protein: MSSKMISRVEGLELVLERVFDAPRELVFKVFSEAEHLKQWWGPRGWIVPFCSVDFRPGGVWHYCMKCVDEKQGDFFGMESWGKAVYHEITDGESFVYTDYFSDAEGNETEGMPSTLVTMLFEDYDGGRTKLVSRSKYDSAEALKTVMDMGMEQGITETWDRLEEHLQAIQ; this comes from the coding sequence ATGTCCAGCAAAATGATTTCGAGAGTAGAAGGTCTTGAACTGGTTCTTGAACGTGTATTCGATGCACCGCGTGAGCTTGTATTCAAAGTATTCTCCGAGGCTGAGCATCTGAAGCAGTGGTGGGGCCCGCGCGGCTGGATTGTTCCCTTCTGCAGCGTTGATTTTCGTCCGGGCGGCGTCTGGCATTACTGTATGAAATGTGTGGATGAGAAGCAGGGCGATTTCTTCGGCATGGAATCCTGGGGCAAAGCGGTCTACCATGAGATCACCGACGGTGAGAGTTTTGTCTATACCGATTACTTCTCGGATGCCGAAGGTAATGAAACCGAAGGCATGCCGTCCACGCTGGTTACGATGCTCTTCGAAGATTACGATGGTGGCCGTACGAAGCTGGTAAGCCGGTCGAAATACGATTCCGCAGAAGCGCTCAAGACGGTCATGGATATGGGGATGGAGCAGGGAATTACCGAAACCTGGGACCGTCTCGAGGAGCATCTGCAAGCGATTCAGTAA
- a CDS encoding RNA polymerase sigma factor has translation MNDTADDKQLILLIAQKDSNALELLYDRYERVIYSFAYQIVKDSMAAEEVMQELFLRVWKNADQIDFGRGKLLTWMFAVTRNLAIDHLRKRSSRLPQHSADSGNLDMIQDHTALTEDLVELQMAGEQIRDALLGLSRDQQQVMDMIYYQGYTQQEVANLAAIPLGTVKGRVRLAMKQLHKSLRHWGRRDHAHE, from the coding sequence TTGAATGACACAGCTGACGATAAGCAGTTAATTCTGCTTATTGCACAGAAAGACTCGAATGCCCTCGAACTGCTCTATGACCGATATGAACGGGTAATCTATAGTTTTGCTTACCAGATCGTGAAGGATTCGATGGCCGCCGAAGAAGTAATGCAGGAACTGTTCCTGAGGGTATGGAAGAATGCGGATCAGATTGATTTCGGCAGGGGCAAGCTGCTCACCTGGATGTTCGCGGTTACCCGCAACCTGGCGATTGATCATCTCCGCAAACGCAGCTCCAGGCTGCCGCAGCACTCCGCAGACTCCGGGAATCTGGATATGATTCAGGACCATACAGCGCTCACCGAGGATCTCGTTGAGCTGCAGATGGCCGGGGAACAGATCCGGGACGCGCTGCTGGGGCTCAGTCGGGATCAGCAGCAGGTGATGGATATGATTTATTATCAGGGCTATACCCAGCAGGAAGTAGCGAACCTTGCGGCAATTCCGCTGGGGACGGTCAAAGGAAGGGTCCGATTGGCAATGAAGCAGCTGCACAAATCATTACGGCACTGGGGAAGGAGGGATCATGCGCATGAGTGA
- a CDS encoding ArsR/SmtB family transcription factor, with the protein MDTTTFSALAEPTRLRMVEILKDGPLSVGDIAERLELRQPQASKHLRVLLEAGLVEVEAAANRRNYRLRTEPLEALDTWLEAYRKLWSERFDNLDDYLQKLQSKDNS; encoded by the coding sequence ATGGACACAACGACATTTAGCGCACTTGCCGAGCCCACCCGCCTGCGGATGGTAGAGATTCTGAAGGACGGGCCGCTGAGCGTAGGCGATATTGCTGAGCGTCTGGAGCTGCGGCAGCCTCAGGCTTCGAAGCATTTGCGCGTACTGCTGGAAGCCGGACTGGTTGAGGTAGAGGCGGCGGCGAACCGCCGGAATTACAGGCTGCGTACAGAGCCGCTGGAGGCATTGGATACTTGGCTGGAAGCCTACCGTAAGCTGTGGAGTGAACGCTTCGACAATCTGGATGACTATCTCCAGAAGCTGCAATCCAAAGACAATTCATGA